A window of Clostridium sp. Marseille-P299 contains these coding sequences:
- a CDS encoding flavodoxin family protein, translating to MRAAVIYYSLEGNTEFIARMIAEEAKAKMFKLETRKEFPTKGFKKFFVSGGSVLFHRKPELKEESFNLEAYDTLIIGSPIWAGTYASPLNTFLSSNEIKNKTIYLFACHGSGDADKYYSKMKERLHGNIIADTIDFLEPIKKDKCEIAKKVSQFCKANF from the coding sequence ATGAGAGCAGCGGTTATTTATTATTCACTGGAAGGAAATACAGAATTTATAGCAAGAATGATTGCGGAAGAAGCAAAAGCAAAGATGTTTAAATTAGAAACAAGAAAGGAGTTTCCTACCAAGGGTTTTAAGAAATTTTTCGTTAGCGGAGGAAGTGTTTTATTTCATCGCAAACCAGAATTAAAAGAAGAGTCTTTTAATTTAGAAGCATACGATACTTTGATTATTGGAAGTCCTATTTGGGCGGGAACTTATGCGTCGCCACTGAATACTTTTTTATCATCAAATGAAATTAAAAATAAAACAATATACCTATTCGCTTGCCATGGTAGCGGAGATGCTGATAAATATTATTCAAAAATGAAAGAACGTTTGCATGGAAATATTATAGCGGATACTATTGATTTTCTGGAACCGATTAAAAAAGATAAATGTGAAATTGCAAAAAAAGTTAGTCAATTTTGCAAAGCCAATTTTTAA
- a CDS encoding starch-binding protein produces MMKTLKKFFVSFMTLALLVLSFAAMPLKAKAESSVMIYFQNSEGWSDVYCYIWQGLGPVQGTATWPGAQMTKVEETEDWYQFEYTKGSAFQVIFNDNGTPKINQTGNLPADLEADKAAYWFVTGTSITDQGTSDGYTAQGLAVQVLTEAPEGFPTSTTTETATESKDAGQSDTTTVTPAKDESPKTGDTAQPMLLMGVGIVAALGIVIIISKKKLLPNK; encoded by the coding sequence ATGATGAAAACATTAAAAAAATTCTTTGTTAGTTTTATGACGTTAGCACTTCTTGTATTATCTTTTGCAGCAATGCCATTAAAAGCAAAAGCGGAATCTTCTGTGATGATTTATTTTCAAAATTCAGAAGGATGGAGTGATGTGTATTGCTATATCTGGCAGGGATTAGGACCTGTTCAAGGTACTGCAACATGGCCTGGAGCTCAGATGACTAAGGTGGAGGAAACAGAAGATTGGTATCAATTTGAATACACAAAAGGCAGTGCCTTTCAAGTAATATTCAATGACAATGGTACACCAAAGATTAATCAAACTGGAAACTTGCCTGCTGATTTAGAAGCAGACAAAGCAGCTTATTGGTTTGTTACAGGCACTTCAATCACGGATCAAGGCACTTCAGATGGCTATACTGCACAAGGATTGGCAGTTCAAGTACTTACAGAAGCTCCAGAAGGTTTTCCAACTTCAACAACGACTGAAACTGCAACTGAATCAAAGGATGCGGGACAAAGTGATACTACAACTGTTACTCCAGCCAAAGATGAGTCTCCTAAAACAGGCGACACAGCTCAGCCAATGTTACTTATGGGAGTAGGCATTGTAGCGGCACTTGGAATCGTTATTATTATTTCTAAAAAGAAATTACTTCCTAATAAATAA
- a CDS encoding class B sortase, with the protein MKRGKNFKCCELFLLGICSITLLMTCTWLFKFHIEARNNQHLMEQLASTMSDKKQFLVAPFLFTVSPTPITVAPISSIRISSSIGTFSSIRTSSSIGTSSAKEENITVLDNDTREANENPKMLQQFTELYHQNPDILGWVLIDGTNINYPIMYTPDDGEYYLHRNYNKEEEKRGLPFLDAGTNFLLSQNYLVYGHNMKDGTGFHDLLKYTEESYYKEHSIIHFNTLYEEADYEIIAVFKSQIFYENQDVFKYYKFTNIEEERDYREYIDNIKEKSIYDTGVTASFGEKLLTLSTCSYHITDGRFIIVAKKK; encoded by the coding sequence ATGAAAAGGGGAAAAAATTTCAAATGTTGTGAATTGTTCTTGTTAGGTATATGCAGTATTACCCTTCTTATGACTTGCACTTGGTTGTTTAAATTTCATATAGAAGCTAGAAATAACCAACATTTAATGGAACAATTAGCTTCTACAATGAGTGATAAAAAACAATTTTTAGTTGCACCCTTTTTATTTACAGTATCTCCTACGCCAATTACAGTAGCGCCAATTTCTTCGATAAGAATATCCTCTTCAATAGGAACATTTTCTTCGATAAGAACATCTTCTTCAATAGGAACATCTTCTGCGAAAGAAGAGAATATAACTGTTTTAGATAACGACACAAGAGAAGCAAATGAGAACCCCAAAATGTTACAACAATTCACAGAATTATATCATCAAAATCCAGATATCTTAGGTTGGGTTTTAATTGATGGGACGAATATAAATTATCCTATTATGTACACACCGGATGATGGAGAGTATTACTTGCATCGAAATTATAATAAGGAGGAAGAGAAACGGGGATTACCTTTTTTAGATGCAGGGACGAATTTTTTACTTAGCCAGAATTATCTGGTTTACGGACACAATATGAAAGATGGTACAGGGTTTCATGATTTATTAAAATATACTGAGGAAAGTTATTATAAGGAACATTCCATCATTCATTTTAACACACTGTATGAGGAAGCTGATTATGAAATTATAGCAGTTTTCAAATCACAGATATTTTATGAAAATCAAGATGTATTTAAGTACTATAAGTTTACTAACATAGAAGAGGAAAGGGATTATAGAGAATACATAGACAATATTAAAGAAAAATCAATATATGATACAGGTGTTACCGCTTCTTTTGGAGAGAAACTATTGACATTATCTACTTGCAGTTATCATATAACAGACGGTCGTTTTATTATTGTAGCAAAAAAGAAGTAA
- a CDS encoding glycoside hydrolase family 13 protein: MNLQAICHIQKSNYAYAYKKDELHIRLRTAKDDCTQVKLVISEKHRWSEKTSYEMKKVASDHLFDYYQYCYDATNSRLGYYFEISYGQDTLIYSESGFSKTYDDVNAYFHYFQFPYINEVDVHQVPAWVNETVFYEIFVERFCNGDSENDKKELCTWGEKPGPHSFYGGDLQGILDRLDYLEELGVNGLYLTPIFSSPSNHKYDIYDYEKIDPMFGNKELLCKLVEEAHKKGIRIILDGVFNHCSWYFTPFQDVILHGEKSKYKDWFYIRSFPITRYTSEEVSDYSQPLDLSQLNYSIFGTSPNMPKLNTENKELRKYLFDTVAYWTKEAKIDGWRLDVSDEVSHDFWREFRKVVKDINPEALILGENWHNAYPWLQGDQFDGVMNYPFTKSAIQYFAMGEKDAKDLAADLSEYLMWNSKQVLVSMLNLLDSHDTVRFLTWCNGDERKLKMALMLLFTYIGMPGIYYGTEIGMTGNGDPDCRKTFDWERSSWNVELFEFTKQLIKLRKTKKSLKYGDIQIYAKDEVFYLKRQYEEETLVTILNITRSEKEIELQDNKTYLLSTGDMKNNIILPLTGVIVEISSK, encoded by the coding sequence TTGAATCTACAAGCAATTTGTCATATACAAAAAAGTAATTATGCATATGCATATAAGAAGGATGAACTTCACATTCGCTTACGGACTGCCAAAGATGACTGTACACAAGTGAAACTTGTAATTTCTGAGAAGCACCGTTGGTCTGAAAAAACATCGTATGAAATGAAGAAAGTAGCCAGTGACCATTTATTTGATTACTATCAATATTGTTATGATGCTACCAATTCAAGACTAGGGTATTATTTTGAAATTTCATATGGGCAGGATACATTGATATATTCAGAATCTGGATTTTCTAAAACATATGATGATGTGAATGCGTATTTTCACTATTTTCAATTTCCTTATATTAATGAGGTGGACGTTCATCAGGTACCCGCTTGGGTGAATGAAACTGTTTTCTATGAAATTTTTGTAGAAAGGTTTTGTAATGGTGATAGTGAAAATGATAAAAAAGAATTATGCACCTGGGGTGAAAAGCCTGGTCCTCATAGCTTTTATGGAGGGGATTTGCAAGGTATATTAGATCGCTTAGATTATTTAGAAGAGCTTGGAGTAAATGGATTATACTTAACGCCAATTTTTAGTTCCCCTAGCAATCATAAGTATGATATTTATGATTATGAAAAAATTGACCCAATGTTTGGTAATAAAGAGCTTTTGTGTAAATTAGTAGAAGAGGCTCATAAAAAGGGAATACGAATTATTTTAGACGGTGTGTTTAACCATTGTAGTTGGTACTTTACTCCATTTCAAGATGTTATTTTACATGGAGAAAAGTCAAAATATAAAGATTGGTTTTATATAAGAAGTTTTCCAATAACAAGATATACGAGCGAGGAGGTGAGTGATTATAGTCAGCCGCTTGATTTGTCTCAGCTAAATTATAGCATTTTTGGTACCAGCCCGAATATGCCAAAATTGAATACGGAAAATAAAGAATTACGTAAGTATCTATTTGATACTGTTGCATATTGGACAAAAGAAGCGAAAATCGATGGTTGGAGGCTAGATGTATCGGATGAAGTTAGTCATGATTTTTGGCGGGAGTTTCGTAAGGTGGTTAAGGATATTAACCCAGAAGCCTTAATTTTAGGTGAAAATTGGCACAACGCCTATCCTTGGTTACAAGGAGATCAATTTGACGGTGTTATGAATTACCCTTTTACCAAGTCAGCAATTCAGTACTTTGCAATGGGTGAAAAAGATGCTAAGGATTTGGCAGCAGATTTATCAGAATACCTAATGTGGAATTCTAAGCAAGTATTAGTATCAATGCTTAACCTATTAGATAGCCATGATACTGTTCGTTTTCTAACCTGGTGTAATGGCGATGAACGCAAGCTTAAAATGGCTCTTATGCTGTTGTTTACTTATATTGGTATGCCGGGTATCTACTATGGAACTGAAATAGGCATGACTGGAAATGGGGACCCAGACTGTCGAAAAACGTTTGATTGGGAGCGTAGTAGTTGGAATGTGGAATTATTTGAGTTTACAAAACAATTAATAAAGTTACGTAAGACAAAGAAGTCGCTAAAATATGGAGATATTCAAATTTATGCAAAGGATGAGGTGTTTTATTTAAAAAGGCAATATGAGGAAGAAACTTTAGTTACCATTCTCAATATAACACGATCTGAAAAAGAAATTGAGCTACAAGATAATAAAACTTATTTATTATCAACTGGGGATATGAAAAATAATATTATACTGCCACTAACAGGTGTAATTGTTGAGATTAGCAGTAAGTAG
- a CDS encoding sugar ABC transporter substrate-binding protein: MRKKIALGISIVLTVLTFTGCKELPVNENLEITPTTVSEVLSNEEEQWTPEEGAVLRFRTSDKEFGEAVAGLFKEKYGVTVKVEQGGAYDFTKGVLEGVAGEGPDVFMSPHDKTLEGIQAGIFLELDSKIVKNLNTVVSDVAMKTVTVDSKVYGVPVSIETNVMFYNKALVIGEPASTFEQLKEEALTFNDLKENKFIYLSDVTTGSPIFPMLSTYGFRLFGEDGTDDNNPGFDTPEFEKGLEVLADYYNLMPISSGDLANPDFLVTQFIDGKTAYMLGGPWNVKSFREAGVNFGVTKLVTYDGKQQKPFAFVQNAHVSAYTKYPKAAQLFAEFLVSKECAELLYTKAFKITSRGDSENIEGLKDDADLVAITKAFNESIPMPSAKRISYYWTISGNIGPAVFDQKLTPAEAAKKAQDDWNAFLQTE, encoded by the coding sequence ATGAGAAAGAAAATTGCATTGGGAATTAGTATAGTTTTAACAGTTTTGACTTTTACAGGTTGTAAAGAGCTACCAGTTAATGAAAATTTAGAAATTACACCAACTACAGTAAGTGAAGTTTTAAGTAATGAAGAAGAACAGTGGACACCTGAAGAAGGTGCTGTACTTAGATTTCGAACGAGTGATAAAGAATTTGGGGAGGCAGTGGCGGGACTATTTAAAGAAAAGTATGGAGTCACCGTAAAAGTTGAACAGGGTGGTGCTTATGATTTTACTAAAGGTGTTTTAGAAGGGGTAGCAGGGGAAGGACCAGACGTATTTATGAGTCCACATGATAAGACTTTAGAAGGAATTCAAGCTGGAATTTTCTTAGAACTTGACTCTAAAATTGTAAAGAATTTAAATACCGTAGTTAGCGATGTTGCAATGAAAACAGTAACTGTTGATAGTAAAGTGTACGGAGTTCCCGTTTCCATTGAAACTAATGTTATGTTTTATAACAAAGCGTTAGTTATTGGAGAACCTGCATCAACATTTGAACAATTAAAGGAAGAGGCACTTACGTTTAATGATCTGAAAGAAAATAAGTTCATATATCTTTCAGATGTTACTACAGGCTCACCAATATTTCCTATGCTTAGTACTTATGGATTCCGCTTATTTGGAGAAGACGGAACGGATGATAATAATCCAGGATTTGATACTCCTGAATTTGAAAAGGGTTTGGAAGTTTTAGCAGATTATTATAATCTCATGCCGATTTCTTCCGGTGATTTGGCGAACCCTGATTTCTTAGTAACACAATTTATTGATGGTAAGACTGCTTATATGCTAGGAGGTCCATGGAATGTTAAGTCCTTTCGTGAGGCAGGAGTTAATTTTGGTGTTACGAAACTTGTAACTTATGATGGAAAACAGCAAAAACCATTTGCATTTGTTCAGAATGCTCATGTTTCAGCTTATACAAAATATCCAAAGGCTGCTCAATTATTTGCTGAATTTTTAGTTTCCAAGGAGTGTGCAGAACTACTTTATACCAAAGCTTTTAAAATTACATCCCGTGGGGATTCAGAAAATATTGAAGGTCTAAAAGATGATGCTGATTTAGTAGCGATAACGAAGGCATTTAATGAAAGTATTCCAATGCCAAGTGCAAAAAGAATATCTTACTACTGGACTATTTCAGGGAACATAGGCCCAGCAGTTTTTGATCAAAAATTGACACCAGCAGAAGCTGCAAAGAAAGCGCAAGATGATTGGAATGCATTTTTACAGACGGAGTAA
- a CDS encoding sugar ABC transporter permease has protein sequence MKRESGIGIKKKIVWLLIHLELIVVALFVIIPIFWIIISSFNKGNGLASATLIPKELTIDNYRRLFAETNYVKWFMNSFVIASLNAIVSVMLIMITAWTMSRFRFKGRKTGLMSILLLSMFPTFLSMTAIYTLFWNFGLLDKPYALVIIYAAGAIPYNVWLVKGYLDGIPQDIDEAAYIDGSTYFKTFTKIVLPLSKPIITYCAVSQFMMPWMDYILPNMLLSSDENRTLAVGLFSMISGKENSNFTMFAGGAVLIAVPITILFMFFQKYLVQGIAAGANKG, from the coding sequence ATGAAAAGAGAAAGTGGGATAGGTATAAAAAAGAAGATTGTATGGTTGTTGATACATCTAGAATTAATCGTTGTTGCTTTATTCGTTATTATTCCAATATTTTGGATTATTATATCTTCTTTTAATAAGGGGAATGGATTGGCCTCGGCAACTTTGATTCCGAAAGAATTAACCATAGATAACTATCGTCGCTTATTTGCCGAGACAAATTACGTAAAATGGTTTATGAATTCATTTGTAATAGCAAGCTTAAATGCCATAGTTAGTGTAATGCTTATCATGATCACCGCGTGGACAATGTCAAGATTTCGATTTAAAGGTAGAAAAACTGGGTTAATGTCTATATTGTTATTGTCGATGTTTCCAACTTTTTTATCTATGACTGCAATTTATACATTGTTCTGGAATTTTGGATTACTTGATAAACCATATGCGCTTGTTATTATCTATGCAGCAGGAGCAATTCCATACAATGTGTGGCTTGTGAAAGGATATCTCGATGGTATTCCACAGGACATTGATGAGGCGGCTTATATTGATGGTAGTACCTATTTTAAAACATTTACAAAAATCGTACTTCCACTTTCAAAACCAATTATCACGTATTGTGCGGTATCACAGTTTATGATGCCATGGATGGATTATATTTTACCGAATATGCTTTTATCCAGTGACGAGAATCGTACGCTTGCAGTTGGGCTTTTTAGTATGATTTCTGGTAAGGAAAACTCAAATTTTACAATGTTTGCAGGTGGTGCAGTATTAATAGCAGTTCCAATCACTATTTTATTTATGTTTTTTCAAAAATACTTAGTCCAAGGTATAGCGGCGGGGGCGAACAAAGGATAA
- a CDS encoding carbohydrate ABC transporter permease, with the protein MRKKYEAVFLSILIWGSGQFLIGKQRVKGFLLFMTQVLMLGIELGTGYWFNYFAGQIKNFELRLYGGFFTKGIWGLLTMGTVEGVRGDHSTILLINGIIALMALLVFVAVYFFNIYDAINLVKSEKLLREGRILKSLKSASKRKAFPYIVLTPSAIIIALIVLMPIIFSVLTSFTNYDTNHLPPAHLVDWVGLTNFIKLISVPIWTKTFLRVLIWTILWALLATFSTYFMGLFQALILNSNYVKYKAFFRTIYILPWAIPGMISLLVFKNLLNGQFGPINQLLMDFGIIKERIPFLTDPIIAKITVICVNLWLGFPTFMVMLLGVLSNQDESLYEAASIDGASKYQVFAHVKLPLLMRATAPLIVMNLAGNFNNFGAIYFLTSGGPTNPKLQFAGDTDILISWIYKLTLDQRLYSMAAVMNILIFIFIAAVSIWNFRRTNAFKEM; encoded by the coding sequence ATGAGAAAAAAATACGAAGCTGTTTTTCTTTCCATCTTAATTTGGGGCAGTGGTCAATTTTTAATTGGAAAGCAGAGAGTGAAAGGCTTTTTGCTTTTCATGACACAAGTTTTAATGTTAGGTATCGAATTGGGAACGGGATATTGGTTCAACTATTTTGCAGGGCAGATTAAAAATTTTGAATTACGTCTTTATGGTGGTTTCTTTACAAAAGGGATTTGGGGTTTGCTAACAATGGGAACGGTTGAGGGGGTACGAGGGGATCATTCTACCATTTTATTAATCAATGGAATTATTGCACTTATGGCTTTATTGGTATTTGTAGCAGTTTATTTTTTTAATATTTATGATGCCATAAATCTTGTAAAGTCAGAAAAACTTTTACGCGAGGGAAGGATTTTAAAAAGCTTAAAAAGTGCTAGTAAGCGGAAAGCATTTCCTTATATCGTATTGACTCCTTCAGCGATCATCATTGCTTTGATTGTATTAATGCCTATAATTTTTTCGGTTTTAACATCCTTTACGAATTATGATACAAATCATCTACCACCGGCACATTTGGTTGACTGGGTTGGTTTGACTAATTTTATTAAATTAATTAGTGTACCGATTTGGACCAAAACATTTCTAAGAGTTTTAATTTGGACGATACTTTGGGCTTTATTGGCAACGTTTTCAACATATTTTATGGGCTTATTTCAAGCGCTTATTTTAAATAGTAACTATGTAAAATATAAGGCTTTCTTTCGAACCATATACATATTACCATGGGCAATTCCAGGTATGATATCATTACTTGTTTTTAAGAATTTATTAAATGGACAATTTGGGCCCATTAATCAACTTTTAATGGATTTCGGGATAATTAAAGAACGTATTCCTTTTTTGACAGATCCTATTATAGCGAAGATTACGGTTATATGCGTTAATCTTTGGTTAGGGTTCCCGACGTTTATGGTAATGTTACTTGGCGTACTTTCAAATCAGGATGAAAGTTTATATGAAGCAGCTTCCATTGATGGTGCTAGCAAATATCAAGTGTTTGCGCATGTAAAACTTCCATTATTGATGCGTGCAACTGCTCCTTTAATCGTTATGAATCTAGCAGGTAATTTTAATAATTTTGGTGCTATTTACTTCCTTACTAGTGGTGGACCAACCAATCCAAAGTTACAGTTTGCAGGTGATACAGATATCTTAATTTCATGGATTTACAAACTGACATTGGATCAAAGATTGTACAGTATGGCAGCAGTAATGAATATTTTAATTTTTATATTTATTGCAGCCGTTTCTATATGGAATTTTAGAAGAACCAATGCTTTTAAGGAGATGTAG
- a CDS encoding LacI family DNA-binding transcriptional regulator: MAKHKTTMRDIAKECGVSVATVSYVLNHSQKEKISHDTRLKVMEAATKLHYTPSKSCNSCMKRQSNLIGIIINLKDSNTAGKKMLFYDLAAELSDQMHLIGFESILMATKELTKDVNVITKHRPDALFIIDADVRAIEQFTKDYYVPILFLDSEINNPLFCKIYPDYSEIIESSKLMLDTEFPFLVMEDVYNQPLRRQVLEWFRPPDVFINTPNSNLDQFLAEHQNGKGIVIGDILGMQIERRFPKDDLVIISSLGNTGLLPQDIKTLYVRNKTKAAIAAEVLQNMLLLDYEAEDDNRILLKSERF, encoded by the coding sequence ATGGCAAAACATAAAACCACAATGCGTGATATAGCGAAAGAATGTGGAGTCTCTGTTGCTACGGTATCTTACGTTTTAAACCATTCCCAAAAAGAAAAAATAAGCCATGATACCCGTTTAAAAGTTATGGAGGCTGCAACGAAGTTGCATTATACCCCAAGCAAAAGTTGTAATTCTTGCATGAAGCGACAGAGTAATCTAATTGGTATCATTATTAATTTAAAAGATTCTAATACAGCCGGTAAAAAAATGTTATTTTATGATTTAGCAGCCGAACTCAGTGACCAAATGCATCTTATCGGTTTTGAATCTATTCTTATGGCCACTAAAGAACTTACAAAGGATGTTAATGTAATTACGAAGCATCGACCAGATGCACTGTTTATCATTGATGCCGACGTTCGAGCTATTGAACAATTTACGAAGGATTACTATGTTCCAATATTATTTCTAGATAGTGAAATCAACAATCCTTTGTTTTGTAAAATCTATCCTGATTATTCCGAAATCATAGAATCTTCGAAATTAATGCTTGATACTGAATTTCCTTTTCTTGTTATGGAAGATGTTTATAACCAACCACTAAGGCGTCAGGTATTAGAATGGTTCCGCCCACCAGATGTCTTTATAAATACTCCGAATTCTAATTTAGATCAATTTTTAGCAGAACATCAAAATGGTAAGGGTATTGTCATTGGGGATATACTTGGGATGCAGATAGAACGTCGTTTTCCTAAGGATGATTTAGTAATCATCTCTAGTCTTGGTAATACCGGGTTGTTACCACAAGATATTAAAACTCTTTATGTTCGAAATAAAACAAAAGCTGCAATTGCTGCTGAAGTTCTCCAAAATATGCTTCTGCTAGATTACGAAGCAGAAGATGATAATCGAATCCTATTAAAAAGTGAAAGATTTTAG
- a CDS encoding GNAT family N-acetyltransferase encodes MMVYKEVKEKSVKREIVSSILDHLPDWFGIEESKREYVEESMEMLLWAAYENEIAVGFIVLKQHNQYSAEIYVMGVEVEYHRKGIGKLLFKQCCEWCKNNSIEYLQVKTLDESRPDINYAKTRNFYKALGFRPVECFKTLWDEYNPCLQMIMKIS; translated from the coding sequence ATGATGGTATATAAAGAAGTGAAAGAAAAAAGTGTAAAAAGAGAAATCGTAAGTAGTATATTAGATCATTTACCAGATTGGTTTGGTATTGAGGAATCAAAAAGAGAATATGTTGAGGAAAGCATGGAGATGCTATTGTGGGCTGCATATGAAAATGAAATAGCAGTAGGATTTATTGTTTTAAAACAGCACAATCAGTATTCTGCTGAGATTTATGTTATGGGAGTAGAAGTAGAGTATCATAGAAAAGGCATCGGAAAATTATTATTCAAGCAATGTTGTGAGTGGTGTAAAAATAATTCAATTGAATATTTACAAGTAAAAACCCTGGATGAATCTAGACCTGACATTAATTATGCAAAGACTAGGAATTTTTATAAGGCATTAGGTTTTCGACCAGTGGAGTGTTTTAAGACTTTATGGGACGAATATAATCCATGCTTGCAAATGATTATGAAAATTTCATAA